In Onthophagus taurus isolate NC chromosome 6, IU_Otau_3.0, whole genome shotgun sequence, a genomic segment contains:
- the LOC111427752 gene encoding SH2/SH3 adapter protein dreadlocks isoform X1 — translation MLDVKSMRGNPEVNSWQNKSNYSVKPPPHHMATPNRHGKISQDDICYVVAKYDYTAQSGQELDLRKNERCILLDDSKHWWRVQNSKNQSGYVPSNYVKKEKPSLFDSIKKKVKKGGSGSKTLPSNNSPSRTIESPNMARRLPADPMEAIGVAVVKYNYQAQQPDELSLVKGSRILILEKSNDGWWRGQSGNMVGWFPSNYTQEEGDADDTLHTYAMAENVLDIMVALYSFTSTNDQELSFEKGDRLEILDRPASDPEWYKARNAQGQIGLVPRNYLQELSEYLTQPYQERRERIETNERQPDGLIDRPHLVGKPWYYGNITRNHCDTLLNTHGHDGDFLIRDSETNVGDYSVSLKAPGRNKHFRVHVEGALYCIGQRKFHTLDQLVDHYQRAPIYTNKQGEKLYLVRPLPGNG, via the exons ATGTTGGACGTCAAATCAATGCGCGGAAATCCTGAGGTCAACTCCTGGCAAAATAAGAGCAACTACTCGGTTAAACCACCGCCTCACCACATGGCTACCCCAAATAGACACG GAAAAATTAGTCAAGACGACATATGTTACGTCGTCGCAAAATACGACTACACGGCCCAAAGTGGTCAGGAGCTCGATTTACGGAAAAACGAACGTTGCATCTTATTGGACGATTCCAAGCATTGGTGGAGAGTCCAAAATTCGAAAAACCAGTCCGGATATGTGCCCAGTAATTATGTTAAGAAAGAAAAGCCGTCTTTATTCGATAgcataaagaaaaaagtaaaaaaaggtGGCTCCGGTTCGAAAACGTTGCCATCAAATAATTCTCCGTCAAGAACTATTGAATCTCCAAATATGGCCAGAAGACTACCCGCCGATCCAATGGAAGCTATCGGCGTTGCCGttgttaaatataattatcaaGCGCAACAACCCGATGAGTTATCATTGGTTAAAGGATCTAGAATACTCATTTTAGAAAAGAGTAATGatg gaTGGTGGCGTGGACAAAGTGGAAATATGGTTGGATGGTTTCCTTCGAATTACACTCAAGAAGAAGGTGATGCTGATGATACTCTTCATACTTATGCAATGGCAGAAAACGTCCTCGATATAATGGTAGCTTTGTACTCATTTACTTCTACAAATGATCAGGAATTGTCTTTTGAAAAAGGAGATAGATTGGAAATTTTAGATCGACCTGCATCAGATCCAGaatg gtACAAAGCTAGGAACGCTCAGGGTCAAATCGGTTTGGTACCTCGTAATTACCTCCAAGAACTCTCTGAATATTTAACGCAACCATACCAAGAAAGGAGAGAACGGATCGAAACGAACGAGCGACAACCGGACGGCTTAATTGATCGACCTCATCTCGTTGGAAAACCGTGGTattatggaaatatcaccagaAATCATTGCGATACCCTTCTTAATACTCATGGCCATGATGGAGATTTCTTAATTCGAGACAGCGAAACaaat gTTGGGGATTATTCAGTTTCATTAAAAGCTCCTGGTCGTAACAAACACTTTCGAGTACACGTAGAAGGAGCCCTTTATTGTATTGGTCAACGGAAGTTTCACACGTTGGATCAACTGGTTGATCATTATCAACGAGCTCCGATTTACACCAACAAACAAGGCGAAAAGTTGTACTTAGTGCGGCCGTTACCCGGAAACGGATAA
- the LOC111427752 gene encoding SH2/SH3 adapter protein dreadlocks isoform X2, which yields MSSLKHGKISQDDICYVVAKYDYTAQSGQELDLRKNERCILLDDSKHWWRVQNSKNQSGYVPSNYVKKEKPSLFDSIKKKVKKGGSGSKTLPSNNSPSRTIESPNMARRLPADPMEAIGVAVVKYNYQAQQPDELSLVKGSRILILEKSNDGWWRGQSGNMVGWFPSNYTQEEGDADDTLHTYAMAENVLDIMVALYSFTSTNDQELSFEKGDRLEILDRPASDPEWYKARNAQGQIGLVPRNYLQELSEYLTQPYQERRERIETNERQPDGLIDRPHLVGKPWYYGNITRNHCDTLLNTHGHDGDFLIRDSETNVGDYSVSLKAPGRNKHFRVHVEGALYCIGQRKFHTLDQLVDHYQRAPIYTNKQGEKLYLVRPLPGNG from the exons GAAAAATTAGTCAAGACGACATATGTTACGTCGTCGCAAAATACGACTACACGGCCCAAAGTGGTCAGGAGCTCGATTTACGGAAAAACGAACGTTGCATCTTATTGGACGATTCCAAGCATTGGTGGAGAGTCCAAAATTCGAAAAACCAGTCCGGATATGTGCCCAGTAATTATGTTAAGAAAGAAAAGCCGTCTTTATTCGATAgcataaagaaaaaagtaaaaaaaggtGGCTCCGGTTCGAAAACGTTGCCATCAAATAATTCTCCGTCAAGAACTATTGAATCTCCAAATATGGCCAGAAGACTACCCGCCGATCCAATGGAAGCTATCGGCGTTGCCGttgttaaatataattatcaaGCGCAACAACCCGATGAGTTATCATTGGTTAAAGGATCTAGAATACTCATTTTAGAAAAGAGTAATGatg gaTGGTGGCGTGGACAAAGTGGAAATATGGTTGGATGGTTTCCTTCGAATTACACTCAAGAAGAAGGTGATGCTGATGATACTCTTCATACTTATGCAATGGCAGAAAACGTCCTCGATATAATGGTAGCTTTGTACTCATTTACTTCTACAAATGATCAGGAATTGTCTTTTGAAAAAGGAGATAGATTGGAAATTTTAGATCGACCTGCATCAGATCCAGaatg gtACAAAGCTAGGAACGCTCAGGGTCAAATCGGTTTGGTACCTCGTAATTACCTCCAAGAACTCTCTGAATATTTAACGCAACCATACCAAGAAAGGAGAGAACGGATCGAAACGAACGAGCGACAACCGGACGGCTTAATTGATCGACCTCATCTCGTTGGAAAACCGTGGTattatggaaatatcaccagaAATCATTGCGATACCCTTCTTAATACTCATGGCCATGATGGAGATTTCTTAATTCGAGACAGCGAAACaaat gTTGGGGATTATTCAGTTTCATTAAAAGCTCCTGGTCGTAACAAACACTTTCGAGTACACGTAGAAGGAGCCCTTTATTGTATTGGTCAACGGAAGTTTCACACGTTGGATCAACTGGTTGATCATTATCAACGAGCTCCGATTTACACCAACAAACAAGGCGAAAAGTTGTACTTAGTGCGGCCGTTACCCGGAAACGGATAA